A region from the Linepithema humile isolate Giens D197 chromosome 1, Lhum_UNIL_v1.0, whole genome shotgun sequence genome encodes:
- the LOC105670017 gene encoding PHD finger protein rhinoceros isoform X2, which produces MAQRGKRHRNDNDLASCPGAVKRRKCRLGPAAAGSSALAATLGPSEEEETMASSSQGGVSWTARPVSDIKIPSIYNRSSAEAPAELFRKDLISAMKLPDSEPLSPNEYWVITDQWKQEWERGVQVPVNPDSLPEPMVTVTQTSPLKMQTDFKLPKKFVRISRDDYFNTEDHHLSTTPSRAEKACAYDLDDTDIAWLDIFNGERAQAGQLPVTESQLERVMEELEVRCWERIQTIVKNEEGLGIEYDENVICDVCRSPDSEEGNEMVFCDCCNICVHQACYGITSIPDGSWLCRTCSLSQRPDCVLCPNKGGAMKCTRSGQKWAHVSCALWIPEVSIGCVERMEPITKISSIPQSRWALICVLCRERVGACIQCSIKTCKTAYHVTCAFKYGLEMKAIIEDEMADDGVKLRSYCQKHSRTNTKDKVGVGGSVGSGGGKGASDSEDGESRRRKRKDMTSEEKNQARAAKLQEIEAEFDKHVNIKDIASQQLDIDPDSIVYIYNYWKLKRRAGHNKPLLAPRCGELSSAGARAQGQAADVEKMRTFVQLRQDLERVRNLCYMVGRREKLCRSFLRLREQTFHKQAMVISGPSLPPTVTAAVIEANHGPSIYDRLYSHPDAEDHTLDFETILARIAGIESPTPASSDEKKVQPDFNGASSKKLYFNGSVRRKSLYGSDDLSSSSSETDATKPVNKAAGKFTNKSKSLKVGSIESSTEDDGNTMSKSKTPARRKSKKASASDRSSRTKLHDSSESDKFDTVNSGSRNLRRLEIGSTGSESDELLPLSTNASSRLGPSVGSAIYSDTDSESQEHHSHSAILITKAAVKEFSAADISKNTQKNFTCKDATRQDYQDESTKNKENVKSGKKKEYIPSALIVPQRQAAKKASEIMQRTQGKKENTANEPVEFVKSPGEPLKPTKEKSSKKQRDSKGPKDVKNNDVYDFDKDFGDGAEILAYVPQRQAAKKAAEHIKSGMGTKAAPSDLETTDVKVKKELPDSGKKKEIKKEDSPKKEELPARKEESSRERRGKKQVLESGKSASSPLMSNSDSSSSSSSSSSSESSSDSDVAKSPTQKMSSAVKEPTSSSTITPSTTSNTSSESDTGNQVKNRAATKRQTVNRVANETIDSEKKTLAGRKLKKLPDKKLKTSDGRHGPEFQPPPTEREESGRTAISKEPQQQPQQPQQQQQSAGKKTEQRDLSKKSASLQSQQSDQSVLGGSRDNDGLRGVSGAKSTKKSGQPVKQTQQQSTSRGKEDGGGAAASRARSETRKRKSISEVTAKDEKGNKETTSIKKMEKKLTEKANKEAEKDSKHDTTSGKNIPEPAESPKATENTPKMDDKRVKKTSNKNAINTLEEEMKQRRAERDSAKKSSRGLDKLLEKREHLDKLSRNRTAAQEIKMERSAFNEESKNKIATAEKSVAKETIKSEDVKNHMSDEVAVLDSAKLEKEDSKKDVVEITKEKPADRRKKAEQKHESETQAEIEIQENVAKQPSDNVSKSVSDKVTAALIDVSALEKECQQKRRKSVNRCIFSPQHGSKDPSVSELFDFDQDILTDDMVNDDGFSIPRDEERGTAPLSFSFNNELWFKEDSKEDSARETLHLVEKLRMELSKKSNSSQFELESVPAEEEIPKKEEQPLHPTEKPAEQQPLLQEKVDVLEQQQQQPVVQPVEMKNNSRPEPVQLSEDLTCKNHMEDKRKSCYSSNSEQHYVYGNEERETAKVTVVERAKLDRAEADERWVPPSMENFNPNDVQHLNTLIDNQNHRYAAAAAAAHQFPNDIGAVIPDPAANPDAALVAHLQLNMNIQDQYLQQLQQTHPMERVQQHLEAQHATAQDPSRVQSLAMMDQQVAATAAGTGIPAPIVDEITPMEMVNRHLIGLPNSEDDQGSEMDRALDKEDVSSDIRQDYTQSGSPYNELNGRPDTRWAESQVLPSRRSTSSSITSASSAEEHAAIPPYKNVAPIPYPPCTMDATPYHPYSETTYAGAVSLFPPQSCTAPLPYPSPFPSTFGAAFPAPQPLLPHVPKPLEDSLNMQASPCTAAFTSSSHNMALTAAMVSPTKVTTPPPAPAPPAPVAPPQQQQQQQQQQQQQQQQQQSQSQQSTPTQPPASEPPSAPAHAASLLPQQVNLPAVTPSFLNTVAETQVSSETVVDNVAEVLSVDNKSAPSGKKSPSKPTRTSARVTSLQGKSPGKSPRQETTKTAPSARGRGRNAKSSHQHSSYRSRGRGRGRGRGRNSQNASIAMLSNALHNDDSIQNKLVGTVYDFDSDEDSTNETNIADLRTMRERKKSTDVNEKNRSEPLGGMANDGGIQSHLSSPTLHATKKYADDKKLSSPAAHHDHQAALAKSETSAGHQAFTDNTVMPLLPGPVDMRTYNSTVDQPSSSVHGQSYGNHLLGTFTGVSADPNLPDMDDLDNDLENNLLHGNCCVLKKVAGKQQQLASGGFEEPCSKPDFGNPSAMDPSSAPSFDTNKVSLTDSRNQLKVKIKGPFLDANYVPASSVPPLAQQAPVIITPTATNASVATGTSNLRRMRKKELLHQYCSQNTKDPTCGNVASAPIIIPPINPSRTVITIPKAVASMTSIPTREDYKAVVDANMEKKRRKERGNSGGGSGGFLDVIAGEEESSDRKRGLMVGAVSDRRRGRQTRPTATTVANSTGPPKLKIKIGNSIIGGQEMGNAQDDRSRIRPPKKRLSSIPSTPSMEELRRESMKFRKMIMAGFENDEKTKSKRDKNGKRKKRQSSKKEARVQILEGGAAPPKLIIRLGKPGANSSTTSDAPCDAPAAVVVATGDEDDNQQQASSDNKDSRVGPPPPEPAKEEAGVYSMQGGVDEKQPTDPNAGATALRNVRSAKVTPIRLKLTRCQEGYELKDPVVASSASVDDGGSGSATTTTTMVNSVASLPIGSAEQQETTTTATATERLPVVDANVVATASDARPEQEERPPSTEKQSSKEDDIPLLPQSANHSSSGCPPAPLPQGCQVR; this is translated from the exons ATGGCACAACGAGGCAAGAGGCATAGAAACGACAATGATCTGGCGTCTTGTCCGGGCGCTGTTAAGAGGCGCAAATGTAGATTGGGCCCAGCTGCCGCTGGTTCATCGGCATTGGCAGCGACCCTGGGGCCCTCAGAAGAGGAAGAAACGATGGCGTCATCCAGCCAAGGGGGGGTATCCTGGACCGCCCGACCCGTCAGTGATATCAAGATCCCCAGCATATACAATCGGTCGTCTGCGGAGGCTCCAGCGGAGTTATTTCGTAAAGACCTGATCAGCGCTATGAAATTGCCGGACAGTGAACCATTAAGTCCAAACGAATATTGGGTTATAACTGATCAGTGGAAACAGGAGTGGGAAAGAGGTGTTCAAGTACCCGTTAATCCAGATTCTCTTCCTGAACCGATGGTTACTGTTACGCAGACGTCTCCTTTGAAGATGCAAACTGATTTCAAATT GCCTAAAAAGTTTGTAAGAATATCTCGCGATGATTATTTTAACACGGAAGATCATCATTTAAGTACTACTCCGTCAAGAGCAGAGAAAGCCTGTGCTTACGACCTTGATGATACCGACATTGCCTGGTTGGACATATTCAATGGCGAACGAGCACAG GCTGGACAGCTGCCGGTTACGGAATCACAGTTGGAACGTGTCATGGAAGAGTTGGAGGTGCGATGTTGGGAGAGGATACAAACAATCGTGAAGAATGAGGAGGGCCTCGGGATTGAGTACgatgaaaatgttatttgtgATGTATGCAGATCG cCGGATTCTGAGGAGGGTAACGAGATGGTATTTTGTGATTGTTGCAATATATGTGTACATCAAGCTTGTTACGGCATTACTTCGATACCCGACGGCTCTTGGTTATGTAGAACTTGTTCGTTAAGTCAAAGACCCGACTGTGTATTATGCCCTAATAAGGGTGGTGCAATGAAGTGCACACGGAGCGGTCAGAAGTGGGCTCATGTCTCGTGTGCACTTTGGATTCCCGAAGTTAGCATTGGTTGTGTAGAGAGAATGGAgccaattacaaaaatttccaGTATTCCG CAAAGCCGATGGGCCCTAATTTGCGTTTTATGCCGTGAACGTGTGGGTGCTTGCATTCAGTGCAGtataaaaacatgtaaaacTGCGTATCACGTTACATGTGCTTTTAAATATGGGCTTGAAATGAAGGCAATTATCGAGGACGAAATGGCAGACGACGGCGTGAAATTGagg TCGTATTGTCAAAAGCACAGTAGAACAAACACAAAAGATAAAGTCGGTGTTGGAGGTAGCGTAGGAAGCGGTGGTGGAAAAGGAGCATCGGACTCCGAGGATGGTGAATCCAGACGGCGTAAACGGAAAGACATGACttctgaagaaaaaaatcaagcaCGCGCAGCTAA GTTGCAGGAAATCGAAGCGGAATTTGATAAACATGTAAACATAAAGGACATTGCTTCCCAGCAATTGGATATAGATCCCGACAGTatcgtttatatttataactattggAAATTGAAGAGAAGA GCCGGTCATAACAAACCACTGTTAGCACCTCGTTGCGGCGAATTATCGAGCGCAGGTGCGCGCGCTCAGGGTCAAGCGGCGGACGTCGAAAAAATGCGTACTTTTGTTCAATTGCGCCAGGACTTGGAGCGTGTTCGAAATTTATGCTACATGGTGGGCCGCCGCGAGAAACTCTGCCGCAGTTTCCTGAGACTGCGCGAGCAGACCTTTCACAAGCAGGCAATGGTGATATCAGGTCCATCACTACCGCCGACGGTGACTGCCGCCGTCATCGAGGCCAATCATGGGCCTTCAATATACGATCGTTTGTATTCTCATCCCGATGCCGAGGATCACACACTTGATTTCGAAACAATACTCGCTCGAATCGCGGGCATCGAGTCGCCTACACCAGCGTCGAGCGACGAGAAGAAAGTACAGCCGGACTTCAATGGCGCGTCCAGTAAGAAGCTCTACTTCAACGGTTCTGTCAGGCGGAAGAGCTTGTACGGTAGTGATGATCTATCGTCGAGTAGCAGCGAAACGGATGCGACAAAACCGGTGAACAAGGCGGCCGGCAAATTCACAAACAAGTCTAAGAGTTTGAAGGTCGGCAGTATAGAATCGAGCACGGAAGACGACGGAAACACGATGTCGAAGAGCAAGACTCCCGCTAGGCGGAAATCGAAGAAAGCCAGCGCGTCGGATAGGTCAAGTCGAACCAAACTGCACGATAGCAGCGAGAGCGACAAGTTTGATACCGTGAACAGCGGATCGCGCAATCTGAGACGTTTGGAGATCGGCAGTACAGGTAGCGAAAGCGACGAATTGCTGCCATTGAGCACGAACGCCAGTTCTCGCCTCGGACCATCTGTAGGATCTGCCATATACTCGGATACCGATTCAGAGTCGCAGGAGCATCATTCCCACTCTGCTATACTTATCACGAAAGCCGCGGTGAAAGAATTCTCCGCGGCGGACATATCGAAGAACACTCAGAAGAACTTTACGTGTAAGGATGCCACGAGGCAGGATTATCAGGACGAGTCAACGAAGAACAAAGAAAACGTGAAGAGCGGTAAGAAGAAGGAGTACATACCATCCGCTTTAATAGTTCCGCAGCGACAGGCGGCGAAGAAGGCGTCGGAGATCATGCAACGGACGCAAGGTAAGAAAGAGAACACTGCAAACGAGCCCGTGGAGTTTGTGAAGTCGCCCGGGGAACCTCTGAAACCGACTAAGGAGAAGTCGAGTAAGAAACAGCGTGACAGCAAAGGGCCCAAGGACGTCAAGAATAACGACGTTTACGACTTTGATAAGGACTTTGGCGATGGCGCGGAGATTCTCGCTTACGTGCCGCAACGGCAGGCCGCGAAGAAAGCTGCGGAACACATCAAGAGCGGCATGGGTACAAAGGCCGCTCCATCGGATCTAGAAACCACGGACGTGAAAGTGAAGAAGGAGTTGCCGGACAGCGGTAAGAAAAAGGAGATTAAGAAAGAGGATTCACCGAAGAAGGAAGAACTGCCGGCGAGGAAGGAGGAATCGTCGAGGGAGCGACGGGGAAAGAAACAGGTGCTCGAAAGCGGTAAGAGCGCATCGTCGCCGTTGATGAGTAATAGcgacagcagcagcagcagcagcagtagcAGCTCCTCGGAGAGCAGCAGCGATTCCGACGTGGCTAAGAGCCCGACGCAGAAGATGTCAAGCGCCGTGAAGGAGCCGACTTCCTCCTCGACCATCACCCCGAGTACTACGAGCAACACGTCCTCCGAAAGCGACACCGGCAATCAGGTGAAGAACAGAGCCGCGACTAAACGGCAGACGGTGAACAGAGTTGCGAACGAGACGATCGATTCTGAGAAGAAGACTCTCGCGGGGCGGAAACTCAAAAAGCTGCCCGATAAGAAGCTTAAAACTTCCGACGGGCGGCATGGACCCGAGTTTCAGCCGCCGCCTACTGAGAGAGAAGAATCAGGTAGAACCGCAATATCCAAGGAGCCACAGCAACAACCACAACAGCCCCAACAGCAACAGCAGTCAGCCGGCAAGAAGACCGAACAGAGAGACCTATCCAAGAAGTCGGCATCCCTGCAATCACAGCAGTCTGACCAAAGTGTGCTCGGTGGGTCTCGAGATAATGATGGGCTACGAGGTGTTTCTGGGGCCAAGTCTACCAAGAAATCCGGTCAACCTGTTAAGCAGACACAGCAACAGTCTACTTCCAGAGGCAAGGAGGACGGCGGCGGAGCGGCAGCATCCAGAGCGAGGTCGGAAACTCGCAAACGAAAATCAATCAGTGAGGTTACCGCGAAGGACGAGAAGGGTAACAAGGAAACGACATCGATCAAGAAAATGGAGAAGAAACTAACGGAGAAGGCGAACAAGGAAGCTGAGAAAGACAGCAAACACGACACGACTAGCGGTAAGAATATTCCGGAACCCGCGGAATCCCCGAAAGCGACTGAGAACACTCCCAAGATGGACGACAAGAGAGTAAAGAAGACGAGTAATAAGAATGCGATTAACACGTTGGAAGAGGAGATGAAGCAGCGACGGGCGGAACGGGACAGCGCGAAGAAATCTTCGAGAGGGCTGGACAAGCTTCTCGAGAAGCGCGAGCATCTCGACAAACTGTCGAGAAACAGAACTGCCGCTCAAGAGATCAAGATGGAGAGATCCGCCTTCAACGAGGAGAGCAAGAACAAGATCGCGACAGCGGAAAAGTCCGTCGCGAAGGAGACTATCAAGAGCGAAGACGTGAAAAATCACATGAGCGACGAAGTCGCGGTGTTGGACAGCGCGAAGCTGGAAAAGGAAGACTCGAAAAAGGATGTCGTCGAGATTACAAAGGAAAAGCCGGCGGATAGAAGGAAGAAGGCGGAACAGAAACACGAGAGCGAGACGCAGGCTGAGATTGAGATTCAAGAGAACGTCGCCAAACAACCTAGCGACAACGTTTCCAAGTCGGTATCCGATAAAGTTACGGCCGCGCTTATCGATGTCTCGGCGCTCGAGAAAGAATGTCAGCAGAAGAGGAGAAAATCCGTCAATCGTTGCATCTTCTCGCCGCAGCACGGCAGCAAAGATCCTAGCGTGTCGGAGCTGTTCGACTTCGATCAGGACATACTGACCGACGACATGGTGAACGACGACGGCTTTAGCATACCGCGCGACGAAGAGCGAGGCACGGCGCCGCTCTCGTTCTCTTTCAACAACGAGCTCTGGTTCAAAGAGGACTCGAAGGAGGACAGCGCGCGCGAAACGCTGCATTTGGTGGAGAAGCTGCGCATGGAGCTATCGAAGAAATCGAATTCTAGTCAGTTCGAGTTGGAATCTGTTCCGGCGGAAGAAGAGATTCCGAAGAAAGAAGAGCAGCCTCTTCATCCGACTGAGAAACCAGCGGAGCAGCAACCGTTGCTCCAAGAGAAGGTGGATGTGTTGgagcaacagcaacaacagccGGTGGTGCAGCCGGTTGAAATGAAGAACAACAGCCGTCCCGAACCCGTACAGTTATCCGAGGATCTCACCTGCAAGAATCACATGGAGGACAAGAGAAAGTCCTGCTATTCGAGCAACAGCGAACAACATTACGTATACGGGAACGAGGAGCGCGAGACGGCCAAAGTGACGGTGGTGGAGCGCGCGAAGCTCGACAGAGCCGAGGCGGACGAGAGATGGGTGCCGCCGAGCATGGAGAACTTCAATCCAAACGACGTGCAACACCTGAATACGCTGATCGACAACCAGAATCACCGTTATGCCGCAGCGGCCGCGGCCGCGCATCAGTTCCCGAACGACATTGGCGCCGTGATACCAGACCCCGCAGCGAATCCCGACGCAGCTCTGGTCGCGCATTTGCAACTCAACATGAATATACAGGACCAGTATTTGCAGCAATTGCAGCAGACGCATCCGATGGAACGCGTGCAGCAGCACTTGGAGGCGCAACACGCCACGGCGCAGGATCCGTCGCGCGTGCAATCGCTGGCGATGATGGATCAGCAGGTGGCAGCAACCGCGGCCGGCACTGGAATACCCGCGCCGATAGTCGACGAGATCACGCCCATGGAAATGGTGAATCGCCACCTGATCGGCCTGCCGAACTCGGAGGACGACCAGGGCAGCGAGATGGACCGCGCCCTCGACAAGGAGGACGTCTCGTCGGATATCAGGCAAGATTACACGCAGAGCGGCTCACCTTACAACGAGCTGAACGGCCGGCCGGATACACGATGGGCCGAAAGTCAGGTCTTACCGTCGCGCCGATCCACATCGTCGTCTATTACGTCCGCATCTTCTGCGGAAGAACACGCAGCTATCCCACCTTACAAAAACGTGGCTCCGATTCCTTATCCGCCGTGCACGATGGACGCGACGCCTTATCACCCATATTCAGAAACCACTTACGCCGGAGCGGTGTCGCTGTTCCCGCCGCAGTCGTGCACCGCACCGCTGCCTTATCCGTCACCGTTCCCGTCGACCTTCGGCGCCGCATTTCCGGCGCCGCAGCCGCTGCTGCCGCATGTGCCGAAGCCGCTCGAGGACTCGCTCAATATGCAGGCGTCGCCGTGCACCGCCGCGTTCACCTCGTCGTCGCACAACATGGCGCTCACCGCAGCCATGGTATCGCCGACGAAGGTGACCACGCCGCCGCCGGCGCCCGCACCGCCGGCACCGGTTGCGCCGccgcagcaacaacagcagcagcaacagcagcagcaacagcagcagcagcagcagcagtcaCAGTCGCAACAATCGACACCGACGCAACCGCCGGCCTCAGAGCCGCCGTCAGCACCGGCGCACGCAGCGTCTTTGCTTCCGCAGCAGGTTAACTTGCCCGCCGTAACGCCGTCCTTCCTAAATACCGTCGCGGAGACGCAAGTCAGCAGCGAGACAGTCGTGGACAACGTGGCGGAGGTACTTAGCGTTGACAACAAGAGCGCGCCGTCCGGCAAAAAATCACCATCCAAGCCGACGAGAACATCCGCCAGGGTGACATCGCTGCAGGGCAAGTCGCCGGGAAAATCACCTCGCCAGGAGACCACCAAGACCGCGCCGAGTGCTCGTGGCCGTGGAAGAAACGCCAAGAGTTCCCACCAGCACTCCAGTTACAGAAGTCGCGGTCGCGGTCGAGGACGAGGACGCGGCAGGAATAGTCAGAACGCATCGATCGCGATGCTGTCGAACGCGCTGCACAATGACGACTCGATTCAAAACAAGCTGGTCGGCACTGTGTACGATTTTGATTCGGATGAGGACTCAACGAACGAGACCAACATCGCAGATCTGCGAACGATGCGCGAGCGCAAGAAATCCACCGACGTGAACGAGAAGAATCGCAGCGAGCCACTCGGCGGCATGGCGAATGACGGCGGCATCCAATCTCACCTATCTAGTCCCACGCTGCACGCCACGAAGAAATACGCCGACGATAAGAAGCTCTCGTCGCCGGCGGCGCATCACGATCACCAGGCCGCCCTGGCCAAGTCCGAGACGAGCGCTGGCCATCAGGCGTTCACCGACAACACGGTGATGCCGCTGCTGCCGGGTCCCGTGGATATGCGAACGTACAACTCGACGGTGGATCAGCCGAGTTCGTCGGTCCACGGTCAATCCTACGGCAATCATTTGCTGGGCACCTTCACGGGCGTGTCCGCCGACCCGAACTTGCCGGACATGGACGATTTGGACAACGATCTGGAGAACAATCTGCTGCACGGCAACTGCTGTGTGCTGAAGAAGGTCGCCGGTAAGCAGCAGCAGCTCGCGAGCGGCGGTTTTGAGGAGCCGTGCTCGAAACCGGACTTCGGCAACCCGTCAGCGATGGACCCGTCGTCCGCACCCAGCTTCGACACGAACAAAGTTTCTCTAACCGACTCGAGGAATCAGCTGAAAGTTAAAATCAAAGGCCCGTTCTTGGACGCGAACTATGTGCCGGCTTCGTCGGTGCCACCGTTAGCACAGCAAGCGCCGGTGATCATTACACCGACCGCCACCAACGCGTCCGTTGCCACAGGCACGTCGAATCTCCGTCGCATGCGTAAGAAGGAATTGTTGCATCAGTATTGCTCGCAGAACACAAAAGATCCTACGTGCGGCAACGTTGCTTCCGCGCCTATTATCATCCCGCCCATCAATCCGAGTCGCACGGTCATCACCATTCCCAAGGCCGTGGCGTCGATGACGAGTATACCAACCCGCGAAGACTACAAGGCGGTCGTGGACGCGAACATGGAGAAGAAACGGCGGAAGGAACGCGGCAatagcggcggcggcagcggcggatTCCTCGATGTTATAGCCGGTGAAGAGGAAAGTTCCGACAGGAAACGCGGTCTTATGGTGGGAGCAGTCAGTGATCGTCGAAGAGGTAGGCAAACGAGACCGACCGCCACCACGGTGGCGAACAGCACCGGACCGCCGAAGCTGAAAATCAAGATCGGCAATAGTATAATCGGCGGCCAGGAGATGGGCAACGCGCAAGACGATCGCAGCAGAATAAGACCGCCGAAGAAACGGCTGAGCAGCATCCCGAGCACACCCAGCATGGAGGAGCTCCGTCGCGAGAGCATGAAGTTCCGCAAGATGATCATGGCGGGCTTCGAGAACGACGAGAAGACGAAGAGCAAGCGCGACAAGAACGGCAAGCGGAAGAAGCGGCAGTCGAGTAAGAAGGAGGCGCGAGTGCAGATTCTGGAGGGCGGCGCCGCGCCTCCGAAACTGATTATTCGACTGGGTAAGCCGGGCGCCAACTCCTCGACGACGAGCGACGCGCCGTGCGACGCGCCGGCGGCGGTCGTCGTCGCCACCGGGGACGAGGATGACAATCAGCAACAGGCGTCGTCGGACAACAAGGACAGCCGAGTAGGTCCACCGCCGCCCGAGCCCGCCAAGGAGGAGGCCGGGGTCTACTCGATGCAAGGCGGCGTCGACGAGAAGCAGCCGACGGATCCGAACGCCGGCGCCACCGCCCTGAGGAACGTCCGCTCGGCGAAGGTCACGCCGATCCGGTTAAAACTGACGCGCTGCCAGGAGGGCTACGAACTAAAGGATCCAGTGGTAGCGAGTAGCGCGAGTGTGGACGATGGTGGTAGTGGTAgtgcgacgacgacgacgacgatggtgAACTCGGTAGCGTCGTTGCCGATCGGCAGCGCCGAGCAACAagagacgacgacgacggcgacggcgacggaaCGCTTACCGGTCGTTGACGCCAACGTCGTCGCCACCGCCAGCGACGCGAGGCCCGAGCAAGAGGAGCGGCCGCCGAGCACGGAGAAGCAATCTTCCAAAGAGGACGATATTCCATTGCTGCCTCAGTCCGCGAATCACAGCTCGTCGGGGTGTCCGCCCGCACCGCTCCCGCAAGGATGCCAAGTTAG GTAA